In a genomic window of Pseudomonadota bacterium:
- a CDS encoding tetratricopeptide repeat protein, with protein sequence MTLDTLYTALERQLPPTDGNPCGQCRACCTGSGLTAQHVLEVEHLALAARFGAAASRAFREYAERRRDAHGALLHESCPFYDDARRGCSIYAHRPFSCRVFGHFRMRGTRLPDDCVFEPTVREVNAAGYFREVPLARDLRALQREHDLRTPAPAAGSGESASEVLRRVRETLDPDDPFDLALAAQIEGRHEEALGILQEAQAERSDDPHLLLSLGNVLDALGRTPEAIGAYNRVLSIDPSYQRAWTHLGFSRLELGDPPGARDAFDHAVSIAPTDAVARGFLGWLTMGTATTHEAFGEAAHHLREATRLDPSNTPFRLRCAEALILVDASHEAAGHLRAALADPRLAGAARSLAERFCPEALDGAAEGPSEE encoded by the coding sequence ATGACCCTCGACACGCTCTACACCGCCCTCGAGCGGCAGCTGCCGCCGACAGACGGCAACCCCTGCGGGCAGTGCCGCGCCTGCTGCACCGGAAGCGGTCTCACCGCCCAGCACGTGCTCGAGGTCGAGCACCTCGCGCTAGCCGCACGGTTCGGAGCCGCGGCATCCAGGGCGTTCCGCGAATACGCCGAGCGACGCCGCGATGCGCACGGCGCGCTGCTCCACGAGAGCTGCCCCTTCTACGACGACGCACGACGAGGCTGCTCGATATACGCCCATCGGCCCTTCTCCTGTCGCGTGTTCGGGCACTTCCGCATGCGGGGCACCCGCCTGCCGGACGATTGCGTGTTCGAGCCCACGGTTCGCGAGGTGAACGCAGCCGGCTACTTCCGCGAGGTCCCCCTGGCACGCGACCTCCGAGCGCTGCAGCGAGAGCACGATCTGCGCACCCCCGCTCCCGCCGCTGGGTCGGGAGAGAGCGCCAGCGAGGTGTTGCGCCGCGTCCGCGAGACCCTCGACCCGGACGACCCCTTCGACCTGGCGCTGGCGGCGCAGATCGAGGGCCGTCACGAAGAGGCTCTCGGCATCTTGCAAGAGGCGCAGGCCGAGCGCTCTGACGACCCGCATCTGCTCCTGTCCCTCGGAAACGTGCTCGACGCCCTGGGACGCACCCCCGAGGCCATCGGCGCCTACAACCGCGTCCTCTCCATCGACCCTTCGTACCAGCGCGCCTGGACGCACCTCGGCTTCAGCCGCCTCGAGCTGGGCGACCCCCCTGGGGCTCGCGACGCCTTCGACCACGCCGTCTCGATCGCCCCCACCGACGCCGTTGCGCGCGGGTTCCTGGGCTGGCTCACCATGGGCACGGCGACCACGCACGAGGCGTTCGGCGAGGCGGCCCACCACCTGCGCGAAGCCACCCGCCTCGATCCGTCGAACACCCCGTTCCGCCTCCGCTGCGCGGAGGCGCTCATCCTGGTGGATGCGTCCCACGAGGCGGCAGGGCATCTGCGTGCCGCCCTCGCCGACCCGCGCCTGGCCGGCGCCGCACGAAGCCTCGCGGAACGCTTCTGCCCCGAGGCGCTCGACGGCGCTGCCGAGGGCCCCTCGGAGGAATAG